One genomic window of Acidimicrobiia bacterium includes the following:
- a CDS encoding amidase, with protein sequence MQVATRTPSSSPTNPPENLWQFDSWQLADAIRQGSLSASKVLDEAIQRIETLNPSINAVVASDYERARRAAESIDSAIASGRDPGGLAGVPILVKDLEDAEGLPTTRGSLLFKDFIATNDSTHVARVKRAGAIVIGKSATPEFGSTFFTRSKIHGITRNPWNLDRSPGGSSGGSAAAVAAGIVPLGTASDGGGSTRIPASFCGLVGHKPTRGLIPHGPGYFSISHASVLGCLARCVRDVARHLDVTAGPSPLDPDTYPVQPEFEARLEIDLPKGLRAGWSETMGFGVCDPDVARIARKAAEAACEATSLELIEVDVPFKDPAKAWSILGSVELAYELQPYLPDRYEDLTPPVQLSIEMTKTLKLEDVGRALERVSQLVEAQARLFENVDFLFTPTTATTAIPAEGSIPNDIAGKRVGPFGVIPFTYPFNLTGNPAISVPAGVDSNGLPVGVQIAGPRFSDGTLLQIAYRYEQANPWPKFAPLAYQ encoded by the coding sequence ATTCAAGTGGCCACCAGAACCCCTTCGAGCTCTCCTACGAATCCACCGGAAAACCTTTGGCAATTCGATTCATGGCAGCTTGCCGATGCAATTCGGCAAGGCTCATTGAGCGCTTCGAAAGTCCTCGACGAAGCAATTCAACGTATCGAAACTTTGAACCCCAGCATCAACGCGGTTGTCGCTTCCGACTACGAGAGAGCTCGTAGAGCAGCTGAATCCATCGACTCGGCTATCGCCTCGGGCCGGGATCCCGGAGGCCTAGCAGGGGTTCCAATTTTAGTTAAAGACCTCGAGGATGCAGAGGGCCTCCCGACGACCAGAGGGTCTCTTCTTTTCAAGGATTTTATTGCAACCAACGACTCTACTCATGTTGCACGGGTAAAACGTGCCGGGGCCATCGTGATAGGTAAATCTGCTACCCCAGAATTCGGGTCCACTTTCTTCACGCGATCCAAGATTCACGGAATTACGAGAAATCCGTGGAATCTCGATCGGTCCCCTGGAGGATCTTCGGGTGGATCTGCCGCAGCAGTAGCAGCTGGAATAGTACCTCTTGGCACTGCCTCAGACGGTGGGGGCTCTACAAGAATCCCGGCATCCTTTTGTGGACTCGTTGGACACAAGCCTACCCGCGGCCTGATTCCACATGGACCCGGGTACTTCAGCATTTCACACGCCTCGGTTCTCGGATGTTTGGCGCGCTGCGTCAGAGATGTAGCCCGCCACCTAGACGTGACAGCCGGTCCATCACCTCTGGATCCCGATACCTATCCTGTCCAACCTGAGTTCGAAGCGCGCCTCGAGATCGACCTCCCTAAGGGTCTGAGAGCGGGATGGTCCGAAACGATGGGCTTCGGTGTTTGTGATCCCGATGTAGCCCGAATAGCGCGTAAAGCCGCAGAGGCTGCTTGCGAAGCTACATCCCTCGAATTGATTGAGGTAGATGTTCCATTCAAGGACCCGGCCAAGGCCTGGAGTATCCTTGGAAGCGTCGAGCTTGCTTATGAATTACAACCGTATCTTCCAGATCGCTATGAGGATTTGACGCCGCCCGTACAACTATCGATCGAGATGACAAAGACCCTAAAGCTGGAAGATGTAGGGAGAGCACTAGAGCGGGTGAGTCAGCTAGTCGAGGCTCAAGCAAGGCTGTTCGAGAATGTGGACTTTCTATTCACACCGACAACCGCTACTACAGCCATTCCTGCCGAAGGTAGCATTCCTAACGATATCGCCGGCAAACGAGTGGGGCCGTTTGGAGTAATACCGTTCACTTACCCATTCAACCTGACAGGGAATCCCGCAATCAGTGTGCCAGCGGGGGTTGACTCAAATGGCTTGCCGGTTGGAGTCCAGATAGCCGGACCGCGATTCTCCGACGGCACTTTGCTTCAAATCGCCTACAGATACGAGCAGGCAAACCCGTGGCCCAAGTTCGCCCCGTTGGCATATCAGTAA
- a CDS encoding CoA transferase, whose amino-acid sequence MNNPLEGVRVLDLTRLLPGGYCTQLLADLGADVIKVEEPGRGDYIRWSPPMVGDYSAAHWVLNRNKRSITLNLKHPKGRQLLLELCKTAQVFVEGFRPGVMSKLGLAYEDVSGVNQSIVYCSISGYGQSGPYGQKAGHDINYIGYAGVLGFTGTPDGTPVLPAVQIGDLGGGGTIPAVGILAALYKAGRDGKGEYIDVGMMDGVVSWLSIHAAKYFGGGGEPTWGSEVLNGSVPCYNLYRCKDGKWITVGALEPQFWQAFCEGIGRADLIGSQFKREAISEVQSVIESKRRDEWLNIFEQYDACVGPVHSIAEALSDPQVRHREMVVTQPLSSGGSLETLGTPIKFGDGVQKRFSSAPKLGEHNSEVLAEVGVSDTEIESLKEEGVI is encoded by the coding sequence GTGAATAATCCGTTGGAAGGAGTAAGAGTATTGGATCTTACCCGGCTGCTTCCAGGAGGATATTGCACCCAACTCCTGGCTGACTTGGGAGCCGATGTAATCAAAGTAGAAGAGCCCGGGCGCGGGGATTACATCCGCTGGTCTCCCCCCATGGTAGGAGACTACTCGGCTGCTCACTGGGTGCTTAACCGGAACAAGAGATCGATCACTCTAAACCTAAAGCATCCAAAAGGGCGACAACTGCTGTTGGAACTGTGTAAGACGGCCCAAGTTTTCGTAGAAGGCTTTCGTCCTGGTGTCATGTCCAAGCTGGGCCTCGCCTACGAAGATGTCTCTGGGGTGAACCAGTCTATTGTTTACTGCTCGATTAGTGGATACGGACAGAGCGGACCTTACGGGCAAAAAGCAGGCCACGACATCAACTACATCGGCTATGCGGGGGTTTTGGGATTCACAGGTACTCCGGATGGTACACCAGTGCTGCCGGCGGTGCAGATAGGCGATTTGGGTGGGGGCGGCACTATTCCCGCCGTAGGCATCCTAGCCGCGCTGTACAAAGCAGGGCGCGATGGAAAGGGCGAATACATTGATGTTGGAATGATGGACGGGGTCGTCTCCTGGCTGTCCATTCATGCAGCCAAGTATTTCGGAGGGGGCGGTGAACCTACCTGGGGAAGCGAGGTTCTCAATGGTTCGGTTCCCTGCTACAACCTTTACCGATGTAAGGATGGCAAATGGATCACGGTCGGCGCTCTCGAACCTCAGTTCTGGCAGGCGTTTTGCGAAGGCATAGGCCGAGCAGACTTGATTGGAAGCCAGTTCAAAAGAGAGGCGATTTCTGAAGTCCAGTCCGTGATCGAATCCAAGCGCAGAGACGAGTGGCTGAACATATTCGAGCAGTATGATGCCTGCGTGGGTCCTGTGCACTCCATAGCAGAGGCTTTGAGCGACCCTCAAGTGCGCCACCGTGAGATGGTGGTGACCCAACCGCTTTCCTCCGGAGGGTCACTTGAGACATTGGGGACACCTATAAAGTTCGGAGACGGTGTCCAAAAGAGATTTTCTTCAGCGCCAAAACTGGGAGAACACAACTCCGAAGTTCTTGCCGAGGTGGGGGTGTCCGATACCGAGATCGAGAGCCTAAAGGAAGAAGGTGTTATCTGA
- a CDS encoding alpha-(1-2)-phosphatidylinositol mannosyltransferase: protein MLSESAEGSEVRARLGVITNDFPPKLGGIQSYFLSLFESLGPEEVIVVAPRVEGCERFDRRCPFEVVRIATPPEALLPTPKTAKLVAGLLKSRGVDIVGLTSMVPLIPLGVRTATLCDSPLVVWHHGAEIASLARIPFSRIALGKYGRKVDVHFVVSNWTGSVARQAFGEGADIRLMRFGVDADRFHPVSSDDEKMRKRSEIGVANGDADPLLLSVGRLVKRKGNDVLVSVVTLMKSRYPKCSLVIAGRGPDRQRLEKLVAQSPVSEKIQFLGAVDGDMLPDLYRCADIFVAPIRSRFFGIEGEGLGITLVEAAASGLPVVAGRSGGTPEAVLDGISGFVVDGADPYEVVAAIARIVVDKDLRRAMGTKGREFVQSEFSRSKMAHVFRAAARDVLDRTG from the coding sequence GTGTTATCTGAGAGCGCCGAAGGCAGTGAGGTTCGGGCACGACTAGGCGTAATAACGAACGATTTCCCCCCAAAACTTGGGGGAATTCAGAGTTACTTCCTTTCTCTTTTCGAATCTTTAGGTCCAGAGGAAGTAATCGTTGTAGCGCCTCGCGTGGAGGGCTGTGAACGTTTCGATCGGCGGTGTCCTTTTGAGGTTGTGCGCATTGCCACACCCCCCGAGGCGCTCTTACCCACTCCTAAGACGGCCAAACTGGTAGCTGGTCTGCTGAAGAGTCGGGGTGTAGACATTGTGGGACTAACTTCGATGGTTCCCCTTATACCTCTGGGAGTACGCACAGCCACTCTGTGCGACTCTCCACTAGTGGTGTGGCACCACGGGGCCGAAATTGCTTCCTTAGCTCGCATTCCGTTTTCACGAATAGCGCTGGGAAAATATGGGCGCAAAGTAGATGTGCACTTTGTAGTGAGCAACTGGACCGGATCAGTGGCCAGACAGGCGTTCGGAGAGGGGGCCGATATTCGTTTGATGAGGTTCGGTGTAGATGCGGACCGTTTCCATCCTGTGTCTTCTGACGACGAAAAAATGCGCAAACGAAGCGAGATCGGTGTCGCAAATGGGGACGCCGACCCACTTTTGCTGTCGGTAGGCCGCCTAGTAAAGAGGAAGGGAAACGACGTCTTGGTTTCGGTTGTGACGTTGATGAAATCTCGATATCCAAAGTGCTCCCTCGTTATAGCAGGGAGGGGTCCGGATCGTCAGCGTCTCGAAAAACTGGTAGCCCAGAGCCCGGTGTCCGAGAAGATTCAGTTTTTAGGAGCTGTGGATGGCGATATGCTTCCAGACCTCTACCGATGCGCCGACATCTTCGTCGCTCCGATCCGCTCAAGGTTTTTTGGGATAGAAGGTGAAGGATTGGGAATCACGTTAGTCGAGGCGGCAGCAAGCGGTCTCCCCGTTGTAGCTGGGCGTTCTGGCGGGACTCCAGAGGCCGTACTGGATGGAATTTCGGGTTTTGTCGTAGACGGCGCAGATCCTTACGAGGTGGTCGCTGCAATCGCTCGCATCGTAGTCGACAAAGATTTGCGCAGGGCGATGGGAACAAAGGGACGAGAATTCGTTCAATCGGAGTTTTCCAGATCGAAAATGGCTCATGTGTTCAGGGCAGCCGCTAGAGATGTTTTAGACAGGACTGGTTGA
- a CDS encoding secondary thiamine-phosphate synthase enzyme — MGEFKTYSQTLSISTKGNNDIVDIYTHISSVVKSSGVVEGIVSVFVPHTTCALTAMELEPGTQADLKEFLDSWVPASHLYRHNVVNHDTNGHAHLRASLLGPSLQLPVVNSEILVGTWQTPVLIDCDDRPRARKLFVCVIGITR, encoded by the coding sequence ATGGGCGAGTTCAAAACATATAGCCAGACATTGTCGATCTCGACCAAGGGAAACAACGACATCGTAGACATCTATACGCACATCTCATCGGTTGTCAAAAGCTCGGGAGTAGTGGAGGGAATCGTATCGGTATTTGTTCCTCACACTACATGTGCACTCACGGCTATGGAACTGGAACCCGGTACACAGGCAGACCTTAAGGAATTCCTCGACTCGTGGGTTCCCGCCAGCCATCTCTATCGTCACAATGTCGTGAATCACGACACCAATGGCCACGCGCACTTGCGCGCGTCCTTGCTCGGACCTTCGCTTCAGCTACCAGTCGTGAACTCCGAAATTCTTGTAGGGACGTGGCAAACGCCGGTGCTCATAGACTGCGACGACAGGCCGAGGGCGCGCAAGCTGTTCGTTTGCGTTATCGGTATTACCAGATAA
- the queG gene encoding tRNA epoxyqueuosine(34) reductase QueG: MGKSRTFEGDPIRSSLSQHIRVIARRAGLDVVGFSRAKPYSETAQVIEERKKAGLFGKLGFTTREPWISCDPTASLRGVRSIITCGLYYYCDPPPKPFSTAARIASYARRDFYTELRKGLEAVAVALRERGFEAVVMADSNRLTDRPPAVEAGLGRYGKNSMVITHTHGSWVLLGSVLTTAELPEGSPSKPDCGPCRACMVRCPTGAIVAEGVIDARRCIAYLLQASGPIPEEFRGAVGDRLYGCDDCQSCCPLNKETSMQDDSAKHQHVRALSEESVQAATYEDFWVDARWVLRASTQVLKERFGHFYVPRRDFDYLRRNALVVLGNCGGQGDLKAVEAFKGSPKRLLREHAEWAVRQIRRRLSQAHVVS; encoded by the coding sequence GTGGGTAAAAGCCGAACCTTCGAGGGAGACCCGATCAGATCGAGCCTGAGCCAGCACATTCGAGTCATCGCACGCCGTGCAGGCCTCGATGTCGTGGGCTTTTCCAGAGCTAAGCCGTATTCAGAAACCGCTCAAGTTATCGAGGAACGAAAGAAGGCGGGGCTTTTCGGCAAGCTTGGGTTCACAACGCGAGAGCCTTGGATATCATGCGATCCCACAGCTTCTCTACGAGGAGTACGCTCGATCATTACCTGTGGGCTGTACTACTACTGTGATCCGCCCCCTAAACCATTCAGTACTGCAGCTCGCATCGCATCCTACGCGCGGCGAGACTTTTATACCGAGCTACGTAAAGGTTTGGAAGCTGTGGCCGTAGCATTGAGGGAACGTGGCTTCGAGGCTGTCGTGATGGCTGACTCGAATCGTCTTACCGACCGGCCTCCCGCTGTTGAGGCAGGTTTGGGGCGATACGGGAAGAACTCGATGGTTATAACGCACACTCATGGATCCTGGGTATTGTTGGGGTCTGTCTTGACTACAGCAGAACTCCCAGAGGGATCTCCTTCGAAGCCGGATTGCGGCCCGTGCCGCGCCTGCATGGTGAGATGCCCGACGGGTGCGATCGTCGCCGAGGGAGTAATCGACGCGCGCCGATGCATTGCGTATTTACTCCAAGCCTCTGGACCAATCCCTGAGGAGTTTCGCGGGGCTGTAGGCGACAGACTCTACGGTTGCGACGACTGCCAGAGCTGCTGTCCGTTAAACAAGGAGACCTCTATGCAGGATGACAGCGCGAAGCACCAACATGTTAGGGCGTTATCTGAAGAAAGCGTCCAAGCCGCGACTTATGAAGATTTTTGGGTCGACGCACGCTGGGTACTGCGGGCATCAACCCAAGTACTGAAGGAGCGTTTTGGACATTTTTACGTTCCGCGTCGAGATTTCGACTATCTTCGTCGAAATGCTTTGGTCGTACTCGGAAACTGCGGAGGGCAGGGCGATCTAAAGGCAGTAGAGGCGTTCAAGGGCTCACCGAAGCGCCTCCTTAGGGAGCACGCCGAGTGGGCTGTACGGCAAATTAGACGCCGGCTATCACAAGCTCACGTTGTTTCTTAG
- a CDS encoding arsenic-transporting ATPase — protein MRSVSVRRILVYTGKGGTGKTTIAAATAALVARRGIRTLAISTDPAHSLGDAYDCKLEDNPIEIAPNLFGRQVEGTARLEKDWGVIRNQVAALLDWAGADSLDAEELAILPGLEELFTLADLVDYYRKNEYDAVIVDAAPTAETLRLLAIPEILRWWMSTVWPVGRGLAKVVRPVVTRVSSMPFASDEALDAAEDLYERILAAHGLLSDPSITSVRLVFNAEKVVLAETRRTYTYLCLFGYPVDAIIANKLVSSVDGAISGESQLLESLRQREMRWIEQAKRDFEGMTMLECPYCPEEPVGVEKLVRLGENVYRDLDPLATYGGVDTMEMFADGNTAFLRIFLPLTKKKDIDVYRKGSELYVRVGEYTRNIHLPHSLARRKLESARYRDSRLVIAFSGNRTRAEAFSDEGTSQEDRR, from the coding sequence ATTAGGTCGGTAAGCGTGCGACGCATCCTCGTGTACACCGGAAAGGGCGGGACCGGAAAGACCACAATTGCTGCCGCCACCGCTGCGTTGGTCGCAAGGCGGGGAATACGCACCCTCGCGATTTCTACCGATCCCGCGCATAGTCTCGGGGATGCGTACGACTGCAAATTAGAAGACAACCCTATCGAGATAGCTCCAAATTTGTTCGGACGGCAAGTGGAGGGCACGGCTCGTCTCGAAAAAGACTGGGGTGTGATACGTAACCAAGTGGCGGCGCTCCTGGATTGGGCAGGAGCTGATTCGTTAGACGCAGAGGAGCTGGCGATTCTGCCAGGACTTGAAGAGCTGTTTACTCTCGCCGACCTTGTTGACTACTACCGTAAAAACGAGTATGACGCGGTGATTGTAGACGCGGCGCCAACGGCGGAGACTCTGCGCCTTCTGGCTATCCCAGAAATACTGAGATGGTGGATGTCGACCGTATGGCCGGTAGGACGCGGACTAGCAAAGGTGGTGCGTCCGGTAGTGACGAGAGTGTCATCGATGCCGTTTGCTTCAGACGAGGCCTTGGATGCCGCCGAAGACCTTTACGAGCGCATACTCGCAGCACATGGCCTTCTCTCCGACCCTTCTATTACATCGGTGCGCCTAGTGTTCAACGCCGAGAAAGTCGTGCTCGCCGAAACGCGCAGAACTTACACGTACTTGTGCCTTTTCGGGTATCCCGTAGATGCAATTATCGCAAACAAGCTGGTCTCATCAGTAGATGGTGCAATATCAGGAGAGAGTCAACTTCTCGAATCATTACGTCAGCGTGAGATGCGCTGGATCGAACAGGCAAAACGAGACTTCGAAGGTATGACGATGCTGGAGTGCCCGTACTGTCCGGAGGAGCCCGTAGGAGTGGAAAAGCTTGTGCGTCTTGGCGAGAACGTTTATAGAGACTTGGATCCGCTCGCCACCTATGGGGGAGTAGATACGATGGAAATGTTTGCCGATGGCAACACGGCTTTCCTTCGGATATTTTTGCCACTCACCAAGAAAAAAGACATAGATGTTTACCGGAAGGGCTCCGAGCTTTACGTAAGAGTTGGTGAATACACTCGCAATATTCACCTTCCCCACTCGCTGGCTAGGCGAAAGCTGGAGTCGGCACGATATCGAGACAGCCGCCTAGTGATCGCGTTTTCAGGGAATAGAACGAGAGCAGAGGCTTTCTCTGATGAGGGTACGTCTCAGGAGGACCGACGATGA